The following proteins are co-located in the Triticum aestivum cultivar Chinese Spring chromosome 1A, IWGSC CS RefSeq v2.1, whole genome shotgun sequence genome:
- the LOC123058790 gene encoding CASP-like protein 5B2: MRELVGRPGTWGGLWLRLGQAALAAASIAVMASAYGFAGYTAFCYLIASMGLQALWSLGLACLDGYALKVKRDLNNAVLVSLFVVGDWVTAILSFAASCSAAGVTVLFERDISFCRRYYELPCGRFQLATAFAFLSWALSATSAVIMFWLLASF, encoded by the exons ATGAGGGAGCTGGTGGGGAGGCCCGGGACGTGGGGCGGGCTCTGGCTGCGGCTCGGCcaggccgcgctcgccgccgcctccatcgccgtCATGGCCTCCGCCTACGGCTTCGCCGGCTACACCGCCTTCTG CTATTTGATTGCGTCGATGGGATTGCAAGCGTTGTGGAGCTTGGGACTTGCATGTCTTGATGGATACGCCCTTAAAGTCAAAAGAGATCTCAACAATGCTGTTTTAGTGAGCTTATTTGTCGTTGGAGACTGG GTTACTGCGATTCTCTCGTTTGCTGCATCGTGCTCAGCTGCTGGTGTAACAGTTCTTTTTGAGAGGGACATTTCTTTCTGCAGAAGATATTACGAACTGCCTTGTGGGAGATTTCAACTCGCGACGGCATTCGCTTTTCTGTCCTGGGCACTAAGTGCTACATCAGCGGTCATCATGTTTTGGCTCCTGGCATCCTTCTGA
- the LOC123152313 gene encoding uncharacterized protein: MVYFASLFKPMSSSLAIIHPNKACQTSPSSVVPIPTTSSLHRLLQLSRAEGKGLMEGLIPFIYRAVAQYRKEGQVSLADLLFDEQPSSSPTAASAYFRLPGDSGRHQRVSADSGAARRSPAHRRRTMEHGSW, from the coding sequence ATGGTCTATTTTGCCTCCCTTTTTAAGCCCATGTCCTCCTCCCTCGCCATCATTCATCCCAACAAAGCGTGTCAAACCTCTCCCTCAAGTGTTGTCCCAATACCCACTACCTCTTCTCTCCACCGTCTTCTTCAGCTCTCTCGAGCGGAAGGAAAAGGTCTCATGGAGGGCCTCATCCCGTTCATCTACAGGGCCGtggcgcagtacaggaaggagggGCAGGTCTCCCTCGCCGACCTCCTCTTCGACGAGCAGCCGTCCTCGTCGCCCACGGCGGCCTCGGCCTACTTCCGCCTCCCCGGGGACTCCGGCCGGCACCAGCGCGTCTCGGCCGACTCCGGTGCAGCACGGCGGTCTCCGGCGCACCGTCGGCGCACCATGGAGCACGGATCGTGGTGA